The following are from one region of the Escherichia sp. E4742 genome:
- the mdtI gene encoding multidrug/spermidine efflux SMR transporter subunit MdtI, whose amino-acid sequence MAQFEWIHAAWLALAIVLEIIANVFLKFSDGFRRKVYGLLSLAAVLAAFSALSQAVKGIDLSVAYALWGGFGIVATLAAGWVLFGQRLNRKGWVGLVLLLAGMIMVKLA is encoded by the coding sequence ATGGCTCAGTTTGAATGGATTCACGCCGCCTGGTTGGCACTGGCGATAGTGCTGGAAATTATTGCTAACGTCTTTTTGAAATTTTCTGATGGCTTTCGCCGTAAAGTCTATGGCTTGCTGTCGCTGGCGGCGGTACTTGCTGCTTTTAGTGCACTATCCCAGGCAGTGAAAGGGATCGACTTGTCAGTGGCGTATGCGCTGTGGGGTGGGTTTGGTATTGTCGCCACATTAGCAGCCGGTTGGGTCCTGTTTGGTCAGCGGTTAAACCGCAAAGGCTGGGTTGGTCTGGTCCTGTTGTTAGCCGGAATGATCATGGTGAAACTCGCCTGA
- the ydgH gene encoding DUF1471 family protein YdgH: MKLKNTLLASALLSATAFSVNAATELTPEQAAAVKPFDRVVVTGRFNAIGEAVKAVSRRADKEGAASFYVVDTSDFGNSGNWRVVADLYKADAEKAEADKNRVFNGVIELPKDQAVLIEPYDTVTVQGFFRSQPEVNDAITKAAKAKGAYSYYIVRQIDANQGGNQRITAFIYKQDAKKRIVQSPDVIPADSDAGRAALAAGGEAAKKVEIPGVATTASPSAEVGRFFETQSSKGGRYTVTLPDGTKVEELNKATAAMMVPFDSIKFSGNYGNMTEVSYQVAKRAAKKGAKYYHITRQWQERGNNLTISADLYK, translated from the coding sequence ATGAAGCTTAAGAACACCCTCCTGGCGTCGGCACTGCTTTCTGCTACGGCATTTTCCGTTAACGCAGCAACAGAACTGACACCGGAGCAAGCGGCAGCGGTTAAACCTTTTGACCGTGTAGTGGTTACCGGTCGTTTCAATGCCATTGGCGAAGCGGTTAAAGCCGTTTCCCGTCGCGCTGATAAAGAAGGCGCCGCCTCTTTTTATGTTGTCGACACTTCAGATTTCGGTAACAGCGGTAACTGGCGTGTAGTTGCCGATCTTTATAAAGCCGATGCTGAAAAAGCAGAAGCTGATAAGAATCGCGTTTTTAATGGTGTTATTGAACTGCCTAAAGACCAGGCTGTTTTGATCGAACCGTATGACACCGTTACCGTCCAGGGCTTCTTCCGCAGCCAGCCGGAAGTGAACGATGCCATCACCAAAGCAGCAAAAGCGAAAGGTGCCTACTCTTACTACATCGTTCGCCAGATAGATGCCAACCAGGGCGGCAACCAGCGTATTACTGCGTTCATCTACAAACAAGATGCTAAAAAACGCATCGTCCAGAGCCCGGATGTGATCCCTGCGGATTCTGATGCTGGTCGCGCGGCACTGGCCGCAGGTGGCGAAGCCGCGAAGAAAGTTGAAATCCCGGGCGTTGCCACCACTGCATCACCAAGTGCTGAAGTTGGTCGTTTCTTTGAAACTCAGTCCTCAAAAGGTGGACGTTACACTGTCACGCTTCCTGACGGCACCAAAGTAGAAGAACTGAACAAAGCGACCGCAGCAATGATGGTCCCGTTCGATAGCATTAAGTTCTCGGGTAACTACGGCAACATGACCGAAGTCTCCTACCAGGTTGCTAAACGTGCCGCGAAGAAAGGTGCTAAGTATTACCACATCACCCGCCAGTGGCAGGAACGTGGTAACAACCTGACCATCAGTGCAGACCTGTATAAATAA
- a CDS encoding MFS transporter: MSRTTTVDGDPASATDKQNVSQPNLFIKRGTPQFMRVTLALFSAGLATFALLYCVQPILPVLSQEFGLTPANSSISLSISTAMLAIGLLFTGPLSDAIGRKPVMVTALLLASICTLLSTMMTSWHGILVMRALIGLSLSGVAAVGMTYLSEEIHPSFVAFSMGLYISGNSIGGMSGRLISGVFTDFFSWRIALAAIGCFALASALMFWKILPESRHFRPSSLRPKTLFINFRLHWRDQGLPLLFAEGFLLMGSFVTLFNYIGYRLMLSPWHISQAVVGLLSLAYLTGTWSSPKAGTMTTRFGRGPVMLSSTGVMLVGLLMTLFSSIWLIFAGMLLFSAGFFAAHSVASSWIGPRAKRAKGQASSLYLFSYYLGSSIAGTLGGVFWHTYGWNGVGAFIASMLVVAIIVGTRLHHRLHA; this comes from the coding sequence GTGAGTCGTACCACAACTGTTGATGGCGATCCGGCAAGCGCCACTGACAAGCAAAACGTTTCCCAGCCAAACCTGTTCATCAAACGCGGTACGCCGCAATTTATGCGCGTGACCCTGGCGCTTTTTTCTGCCGGACTGGCAACCTTCGCACTTCTCTATTGTGTGCAACCTATCCTTCCGGTTCTTTCGCAAGAGTTTGGCTTAACACCCGCAAACAGTAGTATTTCACTGTCAATTTCAACGGCAATGTTGGCTATCGGATTGCTGTTTACTGGCCCGCTTTCCGATGCCATTGGTCGCAAGCCAGTGATGGTTACGGCGCTGTTATTGGCCTCCATCTGCACGTTACTTTCGACGATGATGACCAGCTGGCACGGAATTTTGGTGATGCGCGCCTTGATTGGCCTTTCATTAAGCGGCGTGGCTGCGGTGGGCATGACCTACCTTAGCGAAGAGATCCACCCGAGTTTTGTCGCCTTTTCGATGGGGTTGTACATCAGCGGTAACTCGATTGGCGGCATGAGCGGACGCTTAATTAGCGGTGTCTTCACCGATTTCTTCAGCTGGCGAATTGCACTGGCAGCGATTGGCTGTTTCGCACTGGCCTCGGCGTTAATGTTCTGGAAAATTCTTCCTGAATCTCGCCATTTCCGCCCTTCCTCACTACGCCCTAAAACATTGTTTATCAACTTCCGTCTGCACTGGCGCGACCAGGGATTGCCTTTATTATTCGCAGAAGGTTTTTTGCTGATGGGCTCATTCGTCACCCTGTTTAATTATATTGGCTATCGCTTGATGCTTTCCCCCTGGCATATCAGCCAGGCGGTGGTGGGTCTATTATCGCTGGCCTATTTGACCGGTACCTGGAGTTCACCAAAAGCCGGAACCATGACCACCCGCTTCGGACGCGGTCCGGTGATGCTGTCTTCGACAGGTGTCATGCTTGTTGGCCTGTTAATGACATTGTTCAGTTCGATATGGCTGATTTTTGCCGGGATGTTGCTCTTCTCCGCCGGATTCTTTGCTGCTCACTCGGTCGCCAGCAGCTGGATTGGCCCCCGTGCTAAACGCGCCAAAGGCCAGGCTTCCTCGCTGTATCTGTTCAGTTACTACCTGGGGTCAAGTATTGCCGGAACATTAGGTGGGGTCTTCTGGCATACCTACGGTTGGAACGGCGTTGGCGCTTTTATTGCGTCGATGCTGGTGGTCGCGATTATAGTGGGTACACGTTTGCACCATCGATTGCACGCCTGA
- the pntB gene encoding Re/Si-specific NAD(P)(+) transhydrogenase subunit beta → MSGGLVTAAYIVAAILFIFSLAGLSKHETSRRGNNFGIAGMAIALIATIFGPDTGNVGWILVAMVIGGAIGIRLAKKVEMTEMPELVAILHSFVGLAAVLVGFNSYLHHDAGMAPILANIHLTEVFLGIFIGAVTFTGSVVAFGKLCGKISSKPLMLPNRHKMNLAALVVSFLLLMVFVRTDSVGLQVLALLIMTAIALVFGWHLVASIGGADMPVVVSMLNSYSGWAAAAAGFMLSNDLLIVTGALVGSSGAILSYIMCKAMNRSFISVIAGGFGTDGSSTGDDQEVGEHREITAEETAELLKNSHSVIITPGYGMAVAQAQYPVAEITEKLRARGINVRFGIHPVAGRLPGHMNVLLAEAKVPYDIVLEMDEINDDFADTDTVLVIGANDTVNPAAQDDPKSPIAGMPVLEVWKAQNVIVFKRSMNTGYAGVQNPLFFKENTHMLFGDAKASVDAILKSL, encoded by the coding sequence ATGTCTGGAGGATTAGTTACAGCTGCATACATTGTTGCCGCGATCCTGTTTATCTTCAGTCTGGCCGGGCTTTCTAAACATGAAACGTCTCGCCGTGGTAACAACTTCGGTATCGCCGGGATGGCGATTGCGTTAATTGCAACCATCTTCGGGCCGGATACTGGCAATGTTGGCTGGATCCTGGTTGCGATGGTCATTGGTGGCGCGATTGGTATCCGTCTGGCGAAGAAAGTCGAAATGACCGAAATGCCGGAACTGGTGGCGATCCTGCATAGCTTCGTGGGGCTGGCGGCGGTGCTGGTTGGCTTTAACAGCTATCTGCATCATGACGCGGGAATGGCACCGATTCTGGCCAATATTCACCTGACGGAAGTGTTCCTTGGCATCTTTATTGGTGCGGTAACCTTTACCGGTTCGGTTGTGGCGTTCGGTAAGCTGTGCGGAAAGATTTCGTCTAAACCGTTGATGCTGCCAAACCGCCATAAAATGAACCTGGCTGCATTGGTCGTTTCCTTCCTGCTGTTGATGGTGTTTGTTCGTACCGATAGTGTTGGCTTGCAGGTGCTGGCATTGCTGATAATGACCGCTATAGCGCTGGTCTTCGGTTGGCATTTGGTGGCTTCCATCGGTGGTGCAGATATGCCAGTGGTGGTGTCGATGCTGAACTCCTACTCCGGTTGGGCGGCGGCAGCGGCGGGCTTTATGCTCAGTAATGACCTGCTGATTGTGACCGGTGCGCTGGTCGGTTCGTCGGGCGCGATTCTTTCTTACATTATGTGTAAGGCGATGAACCGTTCCTTTATCAGCGTCATTGCGGGCGGTTTCGGCACTGATGGTTCCTCTACTGGTGATGATCAGGAAGTGGGCGAGCACCGCGAAATCACTGCGGAAGAGACGGCAGAATTGCTGAAAAATTCGCACTCGGTGATCATCACCCCTGGCTACGGCATGGCGGTCGCGCAGGCACAATATCCGGTGGCAGAAATCACCGAGAAATTGCGTGCCCGTGGTATCAATGTGCGTTTCGGGATTCACCCGGTTGCGGGCCGTTTGCCAGGGCATATGAACGTGTTGCTGGCGGAAGCGAAAGTACCGTATGACATCGTGCTGGAAATGGACGAAATCAACGATGACTTCGCTGATACCGATACCGTACTGGTGATTGGTGCCAACGATACGGTTAACCCGGCGGCGCAGGACGATCCGAAGAGCCCGATTGCTGGCATGCCTGTTTTGGAAGTGTGGAAAGCGCAGAACGTGATTGTCTTTAAACGCTCGATGAACACCGGCTATGCTGGCGTGCAAAACCCGCTGTTCTTCAAGGAGAACACCCACATGCTGTTTGGTGACGCCAAAGCCAGCGTGGATGCAATCCTGAAATCACTGTAA
- a CDS encoding KPN_01571 family protein produces the protein MNPLIWVFIILMTLDALRELAGASSILGWLLTLS, from the coding sequence ATGAATCCGCTAATTTGGGTATTTATTATCCTGATGACATTAGATGCGCTGCGGGAATTGGCTGGCGCTTCGTCTATTTTAGGATGGTTATTAACGTTGAGTTGA
- a CDS encoding trypsin-like serine peptidase gives MRTTIAVVLGAISLTSALVFADKPDSPESANDEVSTLFFGHDDRVPVINTTQSPWDAVGQLETASGNLCTATLIAPNLALTAGHCLLTPPKGKPDKAIALRFVANKGLWRYEIHNIEGRVDPTLGKRLKANGDGWIVPPAAAPWDFGLIVLRNPPSGITPLPLFEGDKAALTAALKTAGRKVTQAGYPEDHLDTLYSHKNCEVTGWAQTSVMSHQCDTLPGDSGSPLMLHTDDGWQLIGVQSSAPAAKDRWRADNRAISVTGFRDKLEELSRQ, from the coding sequence ATGCGTACAACCATTGCTGTAGTGCTGGGTGCAATTAGTTTGACATCTGCATTGGTATTTGCAGATAAACCTGACAGTCCTGAATCGGCTAATGATGAAGTCAGCACCCTTTTTTTCGGTCATGACGATCGAGTGCCAGTAATTAACACAACCCAATCTCCGTGGGATGCGGTTGGGCAACTGGAGACTGCCAGTGGAAATCTCTGCACGGCCACCCTGATTGCGCCCAATCTCGCATTAACGGCGGGTCACTGTTTATTAACGCCGCCAAAAGGCAAACCAGACAAAGCAATTGCGCTGCGTTTTGTGGCGAATAAGGGGCTATGGCGCTATGAGATCCACAACATTGAAGGCCGCGTTGATCCGACATTAGGTAAACGGTTAAAGGCTAATGGAGATGGCTGGATTGTCCCGCCTGCTGCCGCGCCGTGGGATTTTGGTTTGATTGTGCTGCGCAATCCGCCTTCAGGCATTACACCCTTACCACTTTTCGAGGGAGACAAAGCAGCACTCACCGCCGCATTAAAAACGGCAGGTCGTAAAGTGACCCAGGCAGGCTATCCCGAGGATCACCTGGATACGTTGTACAGTCATAAAAATTGCGAAGTGACTGGCTGGGCGCAAACGTCGGTGATGTCGCATCAGTGCGATACCCTACCGGGTGACAGCGGTTCGCCGCTAATGCTGCATACTGATGACGGCTGGCAGTTGATTGGCGTGCAAAGTTCGGCGCCTGCGGCTAAGGATCGCTGGCGGGCTGATAACCGGGCTATTTCTGTTACCGGCTTTCGCGACAAACTGGAAGAGTTATCCCGGCAATAG
- the asr gene encoding acid resistance repetitive basic protein Asr, whose translation MKKVLALVVAAAMSLSSAAFAAETATTPAPATTATKAAPAKTMHHKKQHKAAPAQKAQAAKKHHKKAKTEQKAPEQKAQAAKKHTKKHSHQQPAKPAVQPAA comes from the coding sequence ATGAAAAAAGTATTAGCTCTGGTTGTTGCCGCTGCAATGAGTCTCTCTTCTGCCGCCTTTGCCGCAGAGACTGCGACCACACCTGCCCCTGCAACTACTGCCACCAAAGCTGCACCTGCAAAAACCATGCATCATAAAAAACAGCATAAAGCAGCACCTGCCCAAAAAGCGCAGGCGGCTAAAAAGCATCATAAAAAAGCGAAAACTGAACAGAAAGCTCCGGAACAAAAAGCACAAGCCGCGAAAAAACACACCAAGAAACACAGCCATCAGCAACCTGCAAAACCAGCTGTCCAACCAGCAGCTTAA
- the mdtJ gene encoding multidrug/spermidine efflux SMR transporter subunit MdtJ translates to MYFYWILLGLAIATEITGTLSMKWASVSDGNSGFILMLVMISLSYILLSFAVKKIALGVAYALWEGIGILFITLFSVLLFDESLSLMKIVGLTTLVAGIVLIKSGTRKVRKSTLEQNHGSV, encoded by the coding sequence ATGTATTTTTATTGGATTTTATTAGGTCTGGCTATTGCCACAGAAATTACCGGCACGTTATCTATGAAATGGGCTAGCGTCAGTGATGGAAACAGCGGGTTTATTTTAATGCTGGTGATGATTTCTCTGTCATATATACTTCTCTCTTTCGCCGTTAAAAAAATTGCGTTAGGCGTAGCCTATGCGCTGTGGGAAGGTATCGGTATTTTATTTATTACGCTGTTTAGCGTTCTGTTATTTGATGAAAGTTTATCGCTGATGAAAATTGTCGGGTTAACAACTCTGGTTGCCGGGATTGTATTGATCAAATCGGGTACACGTAAAGTGCGTAAATCTACGCTGGAGCAGAATCATGGCTCAGTTTGA
- the tqsA gene encoding AI-2 transporter TqsA translates to MAKPIITLNGLKIVIMLGMLVIILCGIRFAADIIVPFILSLFIAVILNPLVQRMVRWRVPRVLAVSILMTIIVMAMVLMLAYLGSTLNELTRTLPQYRSSIIKPLQALEPLLQRVGIDVSVDQLAHYIDPNSAMTLLTNLLTQLSNAMSSIFLLLLTVLFMLLEVPQLPGKLQQMMARPVEGMAAIQRAIDSVSHYLVLKTAISIITGLVAWAMLAALDVRFAFVWGLLAFALNYIPNIGSVLAAIPPIAQVLVFNGFYEALLVLAGYLLINLVFGNILEPRIMGRGLGLSTLVVFLSLIFWGWLLGPVGMLLSVPLTIIVKIALEQTAGGQSIAVLLSDLNKE, encoded by the coding sequence ATGGCAAAGCCGATCATCACGCTCAATGGCTTAAAAATCGTCATTATGCTGGGAATGCTGGTCATTATTCTGTGCGGTATCCGGTTTGCCGCCGATATCATCGTCCCCTTTATCCTCTCTCTATTTATCGCGGTAATACTTAATCCTCTGGTACAACGCATGGTTCGCTGGCGAGTGCCGCGCGTACTGGCGGTGTCAATTTTGATGACCATTATCGTGATGGCGATGGTGTTAATGCTGGCCTATCTCGGTTCAACACTCAATGAACTGACCCGCACTTTGCCACAGTATCGCAGCTCAATCATAAAACCCCTGCAGGCTCTGGAACCTTTATTACAGCGCGTGGGTATTGATGTCTCAGTTGACCAACTGGCTCATTACATTGATCCGAACTCAGCAATGACGTTGCTCACCAACTTACTGACTCAGTTATCTAATGCCATGTCGTCAATATTTTTATTGTTGCTGACGGTGTTGTTTATGCTGCTCGAAGTGCCGCAACTGCCCGGTAAACTCCAGCAAATGATGGCGCGCCCGGTTGAAGGGATGGCGGCAATTCAGCGCGCGATTGACAGTGTGTCGCATTACCTGGTACTAAAAACGGCTATCAGCATCATCACCGGTCTGGTCGCCTGGGCGATGCTCGCTGCACTGGACGTTCGCTTTGCTTTTGTCTGGGGATTGCTGGCCTTTGCGCTTAATTACATACCCAATATTGGTTCAGTTCTGGCAGCGATTCCCCCTATCGCTCAGGTACTGGTGTTTAATGGTTTCTACGAGGCGTTACTTGTACTGGCTGGATATCTGCTGATTAATTTGGTCTTCGGCAATATTCTGGAGCCACGCATTATGGGGCGCGGGTTAGGACTTTCCACACTGGTGGTTTTTTTGTCATTAATTTTTTGGGGATGGTTGTTAGGTCCCGTGGGAATGCTGCTTTCTGTGCCGTTGACGATTATTGTCAAAATTGCACTTGAGCAAACGGCGGGAGGCCAAAGCATCGCCGTTCTGTTAAGCGATCTCAATAAAGAGTGA
- the pntA gene encoding Re/Si-specific NAD(P)(+) transhydrogenase subunit alpha yields the protein MRIGIPRERLTNETRVAATPKTVEQLLKLGFTVAVESGAGQLASFDDKAFVQAGAEIVEGNNVWQSEIILKVNAPLDDEIALLNPGTTLVSFIWPAQNPELMQKLAERNVTVMAMDSVPRISRAQSLDALSSMANIAGYRAIVEAAHEFGRFFTGQITAAGKVPPAKVMVIGAGVAGLAAIGAANSLGAIVRAFDTRPEVKEQVQSMGAEFLELDFKEEAGSGDGYAKVMSEAFIKAEMELFAAQAKEVDIIVTTALIPGKPAPKLITREMVDSMKSGSVIVDLAAQNGGNCEYTVPGEIFTTENGVKVIGYTDLPGRLPTQSSQLYGTNLVNLLKLLCKEKDGNITVDFDDVVIRGVTVIRSGEITWPAPPIQVSVQPQAAQKAAPDVKTEEKCACSPWRKYALMALAIILFGWLASVAPKEFLGHFTVFALACVVGYYVVWNVSHALHTPLMSVTNAISGIIVVGALLQIGQGGWVSFLSFIAVLIASINIFGGFTVTQRMLKMFRKN from the coding sequence ATGCGAATTGGCATACCAAGAGAACGGTTAACCAATGAAACCCGTGTTGCAGCAACGCCGAAAACAGTGGAGCAGTTGCTGAAACTAGGTTTTACCGTCGCGGTAGAGAGCGGCGCAGGTCAACTGGCTAGTTTTGACGATAAAGCGTTTGTGCAAGCGGGCGCCGAAATTGTAGAAGGGAATAACGTCTGGCAGTCAGAGATCATTCTGAAGGTCAATGCGCCGTTAGATGATGAAATTGCGTTACTAAATCCGGGAACCACGCTGGTGAGCTTCATCTGGCCCGCGCAGAATCCGGAGTTAATGCAAAAACTCGCAGAGCGTAACGTGACGGTGATGGCGATGGACTCTGTACCACGCATTTCTCGCGCGCAATCGCTTGATGCGTTAAGTTCGATGGCGAATATCGCCGGCTATCGCGCCATTGTTGAAGCGGCTCATGAGTTTGGGCGTTTCTTTACCGGGCAAATCACCGCAGCAGGTAAAGTGCCGCCAGCAAAAGTGATGGTTATTGGTGCGGGTGTTGCAGGTCTGGCCGCCATTGGTGCAGCAAACAGCCTCGGCGCAATTGTGCGTGCATTCGATACCCGCCCGGAAGTGAAAGAACAAGTTCAAAGTATGGGCGCGGAGTTCCTCGAGTTGGATTTTAAAGAGGAAGCAGGTAGCGGCGATGGTTACGCCAAAGTGATGTCGGAAGCGTTCATCAAAGCAGAAATGGAGCTCTTTGCCGCCCAGGCAAAAGAGGTCGATATCATTGTGACCACCGCGCTTATTCCAGGCAAACCGGCACCGAAACTGATTACCCGCGAAATGGTTGATTCTATGAAGTCGGGTAGTGTGATTGTCGACCTGGCAGCGCAAAACGGTGGTAACTGTGAATACACCGTGCCGGGCGAAATCTTCACCACGGAGAATGGCGTCAAAGTGATTGGCTACACCGATCTTCCTGGTCGCCTGCCGACGCAATCCTCACAGCTTTATGGCACCAACCTTGTCAATCTTCTGAAACTGTTGTGCAAAGAGAAAGACGGCAATATCACGGTTGATTTTGATGATGTGGTGATTCGCGGCGTGACCGTAATCCGTTCTGGCGAAATTACCTGGCCGGCGCCGCCGATTCAGGTTTCAGTCCAACCGCAGGCAGCACAGAAAGCGGCACCTGATGTTAAAACCGAAGAAAAATGTGCCTGCTCACCGTGGCGTAAATATGCGCTGATGGCGCTGGCAATCATCCTTTTCGGCTGGTTGGCAAGCGTAGCACCGAAAGAATTCCTCGGGCACTTTACCGTTTTCGCGCTGGCCTGCGTCGTAGGTTATTACGTGGTGTGGAATGTCTCCCACGCGTTGCATACGCCGCTGATGTCGGTTACTAACGCGATTTCAGGGATTATTGTTGTCGGAGCTCTATTGCAGATTGGCCAGGGCGGCTGGGTTAGCTTCCTTAGTTTTATCGCGGTGCTTATCGCCAGCATTAATATTTTCGGTGGCTTTACCGTGACTCAGCGCATGCTGAAAATGTTTCGCAAAAACTAA
- a CDS encoding LysR family transcriptional regulator: MNIELRHLRYFIAVAEELHFGRAAARLNISQPPLSQQIQALEQQIGARLLARTNRSVALTAAGKQFLADSRQILSLVDDAAARAERLHQGEAGELRIGFTSSAPFIRAVSDTLSLFRREFPDVHLQTREMNTREQIAPLIEGTLDMGLLRNTLLPETLNHAVIVHEPLMAMIPHDHPLAGKSVVTLAELAKEPFVFFDPHVGTGLYDDILGLMRRYNLTPVITQEVGEAMTIIGLVSAGLGVSILPASFKRVQLNEMRWIPIAEEDAVSEMWLVWPTHHEQSPAARNFRIQLLNALR; encoded by the coding sequence ATGAATATCGAATTGCGTCACCTACGTTACTTCATCGCCGTTGCAGAAGAATTGCATTTTGGTCGTGCTGCTGCGCGCCTGAATATTTCTCAACCGCCACTAAGCCAACAGATTCAGGCGTTGGAGCAACAAATTGGCGCGCGCCTGCTGGCCAGGACCAATCGAAGCGTCGCGCTCACCGCTGCAGGCAAACAATTTCTTGCCGATAGTCGTCAAATTCTTTCTTTGGTGGACGATGCCGCAGCGCGAGCAGAACGACTGCATCAGGGGGAGGCGGGAGAGTTACGCATTGGTTTTACCTCATCGGCGCCATTCATTCGCGCAGTGTCAGATACCTTATCGTTATTTCGCCGCGAATTTCCTGATGTCCATTTGCAGACGCGCGAGATGAATACCCGCGAGCAAATTGCGCCCCTTATCGAAGGGACGCTCGATATGGGACTGTTACGCAATACTTTGCTGCCGGAGACGTTGAACCATGCGGTAATTGTGCATGAACCGCTTATGGCGATGATTCCGCACGATCATCCGTTAGCCGGTAAATCTGTAGTTACGTTGGCGGAACTGGCAAAAGAGCCGTTTGTTTTCTTTGACCCTCACGTCGGGACAGGGCTTTATGATGACATTCTGGGCCTGATGCGACGCTACAATCTTACACCGGTTATTACCCAGGAAGTGGGCGAGGCGATGACCATCATTGGCCTTGTGTCTGCCGGTTTAGGCGTTTCGATTTTGCCCGCCTCATTTAAGCGTGTTCAGCTTAATGAAATGCGTTGGATACCTATTGCTGAAGAAGATGCGGTTTCTGAAATGTGGTTGGTCTGGCCGACGCATCATGAACAAAGTCCGGCAGCGCGAAACTTTCGTATTCAGCTGCTGAATGCTCTCAGGTGA
- a CDS encoding protein YdgV, with amino-acid sequence MFNYRGQLSSAMTRSNTADNCNFMDNLFRTLFSTFTHLRTSSTILLAAEQHWRNAL; translated from the coding sequence GTGTTCAACTACCGAGGACAATTATCATCCGCGATGACGAGAAGCAACACTGCGGATAATTGTAATTTTATGGACAATTTGTTCAGGACGTTATTTTCTACATTTACCCATCTTCGTACCTCATCCACTATCTTGCTCGCAGCTGAGCAGCACTGGCGCAACGCGCTTTAG